A single genomic interval of Lentimicrobium sp. L6 harbors:
- a CDS encoding FtsX-like permease family protein, whose product MNKNTYISKSLRFFQKQHLAVLLATLISAAVLTGALIVGDSVKLSLQNNVDQRLGKTTFALSTQDRFVRSELAEEISKETKSNLASVLLVQGIAINPDADRRINRTQVLGVDDKFWKFSDDKGFDIKKNEVILSEEVARELHLQTGETILLRIQNADIIPLNAPFNSDEDPSIALRLKVAGIASSEQLANFSLRNQQANTYNVFLNLDFLAEEMDLAGLSNLILAQENENIQKLEEAFQKNWTLKDAALQLRYLEQEKQFELLSDRVFIDHSIAEKVNKLALQKQDILTYFVNSLSSDQKSCPYSFVTAASDDFIGVSISDNEIIINKWLAEDLDVKIGDSLLLKYYIIGPLRTLDEQQSYFIIKDILPLETAPFTRDLMPDFPGLSSAGNCSEWDAGIPIDLKKIKDKDEDYWDDFQGTPKAIISLNMGLKLWNNLYGNYTAIRFSSQETNKEKLEDSIMGALSPLDLGFRFQNVRAEGKRAASSGVDFGELFLSLSFFVIAAAILLMVLMYRLNMESRSHEVGLLFAMGYSRKQILKLRIKESLATIILGSILGGFVGILYNQWMIAGLNGVWNQAVHADMLAVFILPQTLMIGIVVSIIISLFSIYFVIRKMLKKQAISIIQGQDEIVSVKSGKLDLWLALIGIISTVGILAYTIFQSIAQNASLMLMAGFLLLTGLTALVSFLLPKLGANNSGGFNKWKLAFINARRNKNRSIAVIALLAIGTFTIMVTGANRKTFDGSENQRSSGTGGFQFWAETTVPILQNLNTAEGREALGLFEEELFEQTSFVQFHSRNGDDASCLNLNQVQQPQILGVDAVLFDSLAAFSFATQLEESSHPWLSLQGEKEARIIPAIADQTVIQWGLMKKIGDTLTYFNEAGKSIKLVLVGGLNASVFQGNILISEEAFIDNFPSAAGSKYMMIGCGEAQAEDLKQVLNNDLSDYGMVITAAPTRLANFYSVTNTYLSIFMILGGLGVILGTIGLGIVLVRNMLERRQELDLLKAIGYDKKQILNLVLTENIALLILGIFIGLVSALIGILPSLISPAFHIPSDFLFVLLLGVFISGLFWIVVGAWRVVFGRG is encoded by the coding sequence ATGAACAAAAACACATACATATCCAAAAGCCTACGCTTCTTCCAAAAGCAACATTTGGCGGTACTCTTGGCTACATTAATAAGTGCGGCAGTGCTCACTGGAGCTTTAATTGTTGGAGATAGTGTAAAGCTGAGCTTACAGAATAATGTGGACCAACGATTGGGGAAAACTACTTTTGCGCTTTCTACTCAAGATAGATTTGTTCGTTCTGAATTAGCTGAGGAGATTTCAAAAGAAACCAAATCTAATCTAGCTTCTGTATTATTGGTTCAGGGAATTGCCATAAATCCCGATGCGGATAGACGAATCAACAGAACTCAGGTTTTAGGTGTGGATGATAAATTCTGGAAATTCTCTGATGATAAAGGATTTGACATCAAGAAGAACGAGGTAATTCTCTCGGAGGAGGTGGCTCGTGAACTTCATTTACAAACTGGGGAAACCATTTTACTACGCATTCAAAATGCTGATATTATTCCTCTCAATGCTCCATTTAACAGTGACGAAGACCCATCTATAGCCTTAAGACTAAAAGTTGCTGGAATAGCCTCCTCAGAACAATTAGCAAATTTCAGTTTAAGAAACCAACAAGCCAATACCTATAACGTATTTTTAAACCTAGATTTTTTAGCAGAAGAAATGGACTTAGCAGGGCTATCGAATCTTATTCTAGCTCAAGAAAACGAAAATATTCAAAAACTAGAGGAGGCTTTTCAGAAAAACTGGACCTTAAAAGATGCTGCCCTTCAGCTCCGATATTTAGAGCAGGAAAAGCAATTTGAGTTGCTATCGGATAGAGTATTTATTGATCATTCCATAGCTGAGAAAGTGAACAAACTGGCACTGCAAAAGCAAGACATCCTCACTTATTTCGTAAATAGTTTGAGTTCTGACCAGAAATCTTGTCCCTACTCCTTTGTCACTGCTGCTTCTGATGATTTTATAGGCGTGTCAATATCAGATAATGAAATCATTATTAATAAATGGTTGGCAGAAGATTTAGATGTAAAAATTGGTGATAGCCTTTTGCTGAAGTATTATATTATTGGTCCTTTGAGAACTCTAGATGAACAGCAAAGCTATTTTATTATTAAGGATATTCTTCCTCTAGAGACTGCTCCTTTCACTAGAGATTTAATGCCCGATTTTCCGGGCCTTTCCTCCGCAGGAAATTGTAGTGAATGGGATGCAGGAATCCCCATCGATTTGAAAAAAATCAAAGATAAAGACGAGGATTATTGGGATGATTTTCAAGGAACTCCAAAAGCCATCATTTCCTTAAATATGGGATTAAAACTTTGGAATAATCTTTATGGGAATTATACGGCCATTCGATTTTCAAGCCAAGAAACTAATAAAGAAAAACTAGAGGATTCTATCATGGGAGCTTTGAGTCCCTTAGATTTAGGATTCCGCTTTCAAAATGTAAGAGCAGAAGGCAAACGAGCCGCCAGTAGTGGAGTGGATTTTGGAGAGCTATTCTTAAGTCTGAGCTTTTTTGTGATTGCGGCAGCCATCCTCCTGATGGTGCTCATGTATAGACTAAATATGGAAAGTCGAAGCCATGAAGTAGGTTTGCTTTTTGCCATGGGATATTCTCGAAAGCAGATTTTAAAGCTGAGAATAAAAGAATCTCTAGCTACCATCATCCTAGGTTCCATTTTAGGTGGTTTTGTGGGGATTCTTTATAATCAATGGATGATAGCTGGATTAAATGGCGTTTGGAATCAGGCGGTACATGCCGATATGCTAGCCGTTTTTATTTTACCCCAAACCTTAATGATTGGAATAGTAGTTTCCATCATCATATCATTGTTTTCTATTTATTTCGTCATTAGAAAGATGTTGAAGAAGCAAGCGATTTCTATCATCCAAGGACAAGATGAAATCGTTTCTGTAAAATCTGGGAAATTAGATTTGTGGCTGGCTTTAATTGGAATCATCTCAACTGTTGGAATTTTGGCTTATACCATTTTCCAATCTATTGCACAAAATGCTTCTTTAATGTTGATGGCCGGATTTTTATTGCTTACTGGTCTGACAGCTTTAGTCTCTTTTCTACTTCCTAAATTGGGAGCAAATAATTCTGGAGGATTCAATAAATGGAAATTGGCTTTTATTAATGCCCGAAGAAACAAGAATAGGAGCATTGCCGTCATTGCGCTTTTGGCCATCGGAACATTTACCATTATGGTGACTGGAGCCAACAGAAAGACTTTTGATGGCAGTGAGAATCAAAGAAGTTCTGGGACCGGAGGATTTCAGTTTTGGGCAGAGACCACAGTTCCCATTTTGCAGAATCTAAATACTGCAGAAGGCCGGGAAGCTTTAGGATTATTTGAAGAAGAGCTTTTTGAGCAAACGAGTTTTGTTCAATTCCACAGCAGAAATGGTGACGATGCCAGTTGTTTAAATTTAAATCAAGTACAGCAGCCACAAATTTTAGGTGTAGATGCAGTATTATTTGATAGTTTGGCTGCCTTTTCTTTTGCTACTCAACTGGAAGAAAGTTCACATCCTTGGCTTTCTTTGCAAGGTGAAAAAGAAGCTAGAATCATTCCTGCCATTGCCGACCAAACGGTGATACAATGGGGATTGATGAAAAAGATAGGTGATACTTTGACTTATTTTAATGAAGCTGGAAAATCCATAAAATTGGTTTTGGTGGGCGGATTAAATGCCAGTGTTTTTCAAGGGAATATTTTGATTTCGGAGGAGGCTTTTATTGACAATTTCCCTTCGGCAGCAGGTTCAAAGTATATGATGATAGGCTGTGGAGAAGCTCAAGCGGAGGACTTAAAACAAGTCTTGAATAATGATTTATCAGACTATGGAATGGTCATCACAGCTGCGCCTACTCGTTTGGCTAATTTCTATTCGGTCACCAATACCTACCTGAGCATATTTATGATTCTAGGTGGCTTAGGAGTGATTTTAGGAACGATTGGCCTAGGAATAGTATTAGTACGCAATATGCTCGAACGACGCCAAGAACTCGACCTATTAAAGGCCATTGGTTATGATAAGAAACAGATTCTAAATTTAGTCCTTACTGAAAATATTGCCCTCCTCATTTTAGGTATTTTTATTGGCCTGGTTTCTGCATTAATTGGCATATTGCCCAGTTTAATTTCCCCAGCTTTTCATATTCCCAGTGACTTTTTATTTGTGTTGCTATTGGGAGTGTTTATTAGTGGTTTATTTTGGATTGTTGTTGGTGCTTGGCGGGTTGTTTTTGGTAGGGGGTGA
- a CDS encoding tetratricopeptide repeat protein — protein MRILYKLLLIVLLLFIHFNLASQEQNEDVFLDAKDLPFEEQPVFLHRSAERYFRSDIKLADTLCKEALRISEDIGNDTLIAISNKYLAFINRNMGMYKLALNYAHHSREGFEKLKDSLELGFTYSLIGSINNQLGSKDKVLNAFLNAENIYLNLYKKDNSNKPYISHLAVLYNDIGLFFLSPINDYEKAHSFFNKGLKLAEQIPDSMQITSLIANIGMTYLKEKDYENALVYCEQGLELSTSLKNHIFSANITNNMAQIYEEQGNIETAREYYLKTLDIYKKQNSVYLCGLTNKSIADSYLIEEEYEKARKYYLKAKLYFESSGANRKLISTYNQLSDIYSKQHKLDSAYYYLKQYSVLNDSINKNENETRYQELNIKYETEKKEKENAILKKDNDKQIAIQRFLFLLITAIIIIASIMMLYYRQSKKLLMHKKLIADKENNDLKLNLEFRNKELTNNALKLVNLSVFTNKILVNINEVLPDTNDHGKKKLQDLTKEIETNFQLRNWKEFETHFIEVHNGFYERLQMKYPKLTPTEVKTCAFLRLNMSSKDIAALTYKSLRTIESVRTSIRKKMALSHDVNLVSFLMKL, from the coding sequence ATGCGCATCCTATATAAATTATTGTTAATAGTTTTATTACTATTCATCCACTTTAATTTAGCATCGCAAGAGCAAAATGAAGATGTATTTTTAGATGCTAAAGATTTACCCTTCGAAGAACAGCCCGTATTTTTGCATCGTTCTGCAGAGCGATATTTCAGATCGGATATAAAACTGGCTGATACGCTATGTAAAGAGGCGCTGAGAATTTCCGAAGATATAGGAAATGATACACTGATTGCAATCTCCAATAAATATCTTGCATTTATTAATAGAAATATGGGGATGTATAAACTCGCATTGAATTATGCTCATCATTCTCGTGAAGGGTTTGAAAAACTAAAAGATAGTCTTGAATTGGGATTTACATATAGTTTAATAGGCTCAATAAATAATCAATTGGGGAGTAAAGATAAAGTATTGAATGCTTTTTTAAATGCTGAGAATATTTATTTGAATCTGTATAAGAAAGATAATAGTAACAAACCCTATATCAGCCATTTGGCGGTTTTGTATAATGATATTGGTTTGTTTTTTTTATCACCAATTAATGATTATGAAAAGGCACATTCCTTTTTTAATAAGGGCTTAAAGCTAGCAGAGCAGATTCCAGATAGTATGCAAATTACTTCTTTGATAGCAAATATCGGAATGACTTATCTTAAAGAGAAAGATTATGAAAATGCGCTTGTGTATTGTGAGCAAGGATTGGAACTATCAACTAGTTTAAAGAACCATATCTTTTCTGCAAATATTACTAATAATATGGCACAGATTTATGAAGAACAGGGTAATATTGAAACGGCTAGAGAATACTATTTGAAAACCCTAGATATTTATAAAAAACAAAATTCTGTTTATTTATGTGGCCTTACAAATAAAAGTATTGCAGATTCTTATTTAATTGAAGAAGAATATGAAAAAGCACGTAAATATTATTTGAAGGCCAAACTATACTTTGAATCAAGTGGAGCAAATCGGAAATTAATATCAACATATAATCAATTATCTGATATTTATAGTAAACAGCATAAATTAGATTCAGCCTATTATTATTTAAAACAATATTCTGTTTTGAATGATTCGATAAACAAAAATGAAAATGAAACCCGCTATCAGGAATTGAACATTAAATACGAGACAGAAAAGAAGGAAAAGGAAAATGCAATTTTGAAAAAAGACAATGATAAACAAATTGCCATTCAAAGGTTTTTATTTCTATTGATTACGGCAATCATTATCATTGCTAGTATCATGATGCTTTATTATCGTCAATCGAAGAAGTTGCTCATGCATAAAAAATTAATAGCTGATAAGGAGAATAACGACCTCAAATTAAATTTAGAATTTAGAAATAAAGAACTTACTAATAATGCCTTGAAATTAGTCAACCTTAGCGTTTTTACAAATAAGATATTGGTTAACATAAATGAGGTTTTACCAGATACAAATGACCATGGAAAAAAGAAATTACAGGATTTAACCAAAGAAATAGAAACAAATTTTCAGTTAAGGAATTGGAAAGAGTTTGAAACCCATTTTATTGAAGTACATAATGGATTTTATGAAAGGTTACAAATGAAATACCCCAAATTAACACCTACCGAAGTTAAAACTTGTGCTTTTTTGCGACTAAATATGTCAAGTAAAGACATAGCTGCTTTAACCTATAAAAGTCTTCGAACTATTGAGAGCGTTCGAACAAGCATTCGAAAGAAAATGGCTTTGTCACATGATGTTAATCTAGTGAGCTTTTTGATGAAACTCTGA